GATGTGCAACGATCCTGCGGTCGGCCCACTGGTGCGGGATGCTGCCCCTCACAGCCTGCGCCTCAATCATGCCCTCACCATGGACATCCGGCTGGACGGCGGCTTCGAACCCTACTGGTTGGCGCGCTCCAAGAAGCTTCGTTCCAACATCCAGCGCTATGGTCAACGTGCCAGTGCCGACGGCCTGCCTCCACAGTTGCGCTGCTACACGGCGGCCAACGAGATGCCGGCTGCAGTGAGCCGATATGCGGAACTGGAGGGGCGCGGTTGGAAGGCCAAGCTGGGCACGGCGCTGGGATCCGTGCCAGAGCAACTCGCCTTCTTTCAAGAACTGCTCGCTCGCGAGGCGGCTGCCGGCCGGGCTATGGTGTTCGAACTCTGGCTCGGCGAGCAACTGGCGGCCTCGCGCCTGCTGATCGAGCGTGCCGGAACCTTTGTGGCCCTCAAAACGGGCTATGACGAGTCGCTGTCCAAGTACGCGCCGGGCCGCCTCTTGCTCAAAGGCGTGATCGAAAGTCTGTTCGCCAGCCATCCGCGCCATCGGATCGAGTTCTACACGGACGCCACGCAGGACCAACTGGCCTGGGCCACCGGGCAACGCTGGATCCAGCATCTGAGCCTGTACCGCAGCGGCTTGGCAGCTGGGCTGCTGAACTGCGCGCGCGTACTGATCAAGGGGCCACTGCGTGCGCACGACAGCAAGCTGCAGGTACAGACCGTCGCGCACTTGGAAGACTTGCCGGCCGACGCTCAGCAGTGGCTCGAGCATGCCGAGGCACGCAATTTCGAGCTTGGGCTGACCTGGTTCCGGAACCTCACCAGCACCGTCTACGCAAACGACCCAGGCGTGCGCTTTGTGCTGCTGCGCGAGGGCGAGCAACTGCGCGCGCTGTTCCCCTTGCTGCTGCAACGGCGCGGCACGGGGCCTCAGGTCAGCAGCCTGGCCAATTTCTACACCGCGCTGTACGAGCCGCTCATGGATCCGCTGCTGAAGCCGGACGATCTGCTGCCCGTACTGCTGCTGCTCAAGCAGGAAGTACCCAAGCTCAGCCGTTTCTGGCTCGCACCCATGGCGCCGGAGTCCCATGCCTACCAGACCCTTCTGCAGGCCTTCAGGCTGGCACGCTGGTGGCCGTTCGAATTCTTTGCCTTCGGTAACTGGTTCACACGTACGCCAGCGGGCGGATGGCCTGACTACCAAGCCACCAGGCAAGGCGACTTGCGCGGCATCCTGAAACGCAAGGGCATACGCTTCGCACGCGAGGGCGGCCGTCTGGAAATCGTCAGAACCTCCGAGGCGCTGGCACCCGTGCTGGACAAGTTCCTGTCAGTCTATGCGGCGCGTTGGAAGCGCAACGAGCCCTTCCCCGACTTCCTGCCCGGCCTGATGCAATCTTGTGCGCAGCGCGGCAGCCTGCGGCTGGGCCTGGCCTGGCTGGGAGATCGGGTGGTTGCAGCGCAGATATGGATAGTTTCTGACGGCCGGGCCGAGATCTACAAGCTCGCATACGATGAACGCTTCGGGGATTTCTCGCCCGGCAGCCTGCTGACTGCGAAGTTGATGCAGGAGGCCATGGAGCAGGATGGGGTCGCGGAAGTCGATTACCTGATCGGCGACGACGCCTACAAGGAGAGCTGGATGGACGCACGTCGGCAACGCTGGGGCATCCTGGCCTTTGATCCCTTTACCCTGGTCGGCGCCTGTCTGTTGGCAATCGAAGGCACCGTGCGCGGTGCGAAGCGCCTGCTGCCCGGCCGCATGCCGACCACTTTGGCTGAGAAAGATCCGGTATGAAACAGATGTCGCGTTTGTGGGCCATTGGCCTGTCCCTGCTGCTTGCCGTCTCGGGTGCCAGGGCGGGAGAGCCGCACAACACCACCGACGGCGAAATCGCAATGCTGCCGGAGTACTGCGCCGACAAGAACTGGAGTGGCCGCAAAGAAAGCAGCCCCGAGCGCCGCGCGCATTGGGCCAAACTCCTGGGGCCCAGTTGGGAGGGCCTGCATCACTACTGCTGGGGCCTGGTGAGCGCATGGCGCGCCAAGATGAAGCCAAGTTCGCAGGAGAAGTCCTTCATGCTGGACGAAGCCGTCGCCGACTACGACTATGCGATCCGGAACAGCACCGCAGACTTCGTCCTTTTGCCTGAGCTGTGGTACCGGATGGGGGAGGCGCAACTGGCACGCGGCCGCGTGGCCGCTGGCATCGACGCGTTGAATCACAGCATCAAGGCCAAGAACGACTACTGGCCGGCCTACCTTCTGATCGCGACGTCCTACGAAAAACTGCGGCTCTACAACGATGCCATCGCTGCGCTGAACAGCGGGCTGGAGGTGGACGCTGGTCAGAAGGATTTGATGCGCGAACTCGAACGCCTTAAGTCAGCGCGCTCGCGCGCCGGCACTGGTGCCGAAAAGCCCGACAGCAGAACGCCCAAGAAATAACTCAGTCAATGGGCAATCTCAACAAGTCACTGGCCTATTCGGTTGCGGACAGCTACGTCAGCCTTGCACTCCAGATTGCAAGCACGGTCGTCATCGCACGCATACTCACGCCCAGCGAGATCGGCATCTTTGCCGTCGCAGCCGTCTTCACCTCGCTGGCGGGCGCCCTGAGGAACTTCGGCATCACCGAATTTCTCATTCAGGAAAAGGAACTGAGCAAGGACACGATCCGGGTAGCGCTCGGCGTCAATATCCTCATTTCCTGGACCTTGGGGATCATCATCTTCGCGTCGGCGGGCTTTGTGGCGGACTTCTACAAGTCCCACCACGTCGCCGCTGTGATGCGCGTGCAGGCCCTCAGCTTCTTTTTGATCCCCTTCGGCGCCATTGGCATGGCCTATTTCCGTCGGGAACTCAACCTAAAACCCGTCTTCATTGCCAGCATACTGGCCAATATTGCGAGCTTCGGCGCCTCGGTGGGCCTGGCCATGACCGGCCACGGGCCCATGAGTCTCGCTTGGTCAGGTTTTGTCGGGGTGCTGGTGACCGTGATTGTTTCGCTGGCCTACCGGCCCAAGGACTTTCCGCGCCTGCCGAGCCTGAAGGGCGCCATGCGTGCTTTCCATTTCGGCAAGCATGCCAGCGGCATTTACCTCTTCGGCCAATTAGGGGCAGGCGCGCCGGAAATGGTCATCGGGCGGGCGCACAGCATCGAGTCGGTGGCTTATTTCAGCCGAGCCAACGGCCTGATAGAGCTGTTCAACAAGCTCGTGCTCAACGCCATCTGGCCTGTGATCCTGCCTTACTTTTCCAAGAGTGAGCATCAGCACAACAGCCTGCTGCCTACGTACACCAAATGCGTCAACTACCTGACGATCGTGAGTTGGCCGCTGCTGGCAACCTTGTTGATCAATTCAGAGGCGGCCATCGAGATCATCTACGGCCACCAATGGAGTTCGTCCGCGCCGCTCTCCAAGATTCTGTGCCTGTCCGCCATCGTGTCGGTCACCTACCATTTGGCGATGGAATCGTTTGTGGCCAAGGGCGTGGTTGCGACCAGCAACTACCTGCAAATGGCATCGCAGGGCCTGAAGATATTGGGCTTGCTCGCTGCCATACCGTTTGGCTTGGAAGGTGCTTGCTGGGGCCTGCTGTCCGCCAATATCGCGGGGGCATTTCTCACCCATCGCCTGTTGAACAAACATATCGGCTTCACCTTCGCGCACCTATTGGCGGCCTGCACCACGAGCGGCGCATTGACGCTCATCGTATTTGCGACCGCTCTGCTGCCGCATCTGGCGGCAAACACGCTTGAGCTGGGCAGGAACGCTACCTCACTGATCAGCACGGCACTCGCAGCGACAGTTTGGCTCGCCTACCTCGTCAAGACAAAGCACAACATACTGAATATGGCGATCAGCACGCTTCAACGACGTCGGGGCAAGTGAGGCATTTGCCCCCCTGCTTACCCGCATCATGTCCCACACAGAGCAGCCTCGTTCATGACCGCAGCCCCGATCACGTCCTTCGATCTCATTGCAAGCCCCGCTGATCTGGACAGCATCTGCTCCGACATCACGGCACATTCGTCCATTCAAGCCCGCGCCATCATCGACGGCGCGGAACAGCTGTTTCTGCGGGCCAAGGGCAGCGCCGACACAGCGATCGCGACGATAACGCGCGGCGGGCTGCGTTCGACCATGATCCTGAGCGCAAAGGATCGGCTGTGGCCGCCAAGCGATGCGCTGCATGCCTTGTGCGACAGGCTGGGGGTGACCGAACTCACAATCGAGTCAGTCAAAGGGCTCGCCAGCGGCGACGCTGCCGATCCGCCCCCTGCTCAGGCCACGACCAGCTACATCAATGAGCGCCTGTACTTCGTCAACCTGCAGCAAGCACCGCAGGACAGCGCCTATTCCAGCAACACTCGGCGCAACATCGCGAAGGCGAAGCGGGCAGGTGTCAGCGTTGAATCGCGGAATGACCCCGCTTCGCTTCAAGCACATTTCGCGCTGACCGACTCGTCAGTGGCTCGCCGCGAGAGCCGTGGCGAAAGTGTTGCACTGAGAGGCTCGCGTGAACGAAGTGCGCGCTTTTTGGCCAATATGCAGGCCACCTTGTTCCAGGCTCAGCTTGGCGACCAGACCTTGTCGTCGAACCTGGTCTTTTTTCAGGGCAAGAATGCTTACTACTATGACGGTGGATCGTCGCCGGAAGGCATGAGTCTTGGTGCGTCGCACCTCTTGATGAACGCCATCATCAACAAGCTCCACGCAGACGGCTACCGAAACCTCAACCTCGGCATCGCCCGGGCGGGCAACGACGGGCTCATCAGATTCAAGGAAGGGTTCGCTGCCGAACTGCGCTTCATCGACCGAGCCACCTACGACAGGGATCGACTCGGACTGCGCGCTGCCAACCTGCTGCGTCGCTTGCGCAGAGAAGCCGCACGGCGCCTGATGCCGGCCTGACGTGAACGCCGCCCTGACAAACATGAGCACGCAAACCCCGCCCAACGCGCCCCGCTTGGCCGAGATCGATGCGCTGCGCGGCGTCGCCGCCATGATGGTGATGCTGTTTCACTACACGACGCGTTTTCGCCAGCTCTACCCAGGCGACACCGAGGCCAGTGTTTCGCTGCCATGGGGCCACCTCGGCGTGAACCTGTTTTTCATCATCAGCGGCTTTGTGATCTTCATGACGCTGGATCGCACGCGCCGCCCGCTGGACTTCGTCGTCTCACGCTTCAGTCGGCTCTATCCGGTTTACTGGGTGGCCGTGGGCCTGACCTTTGTGGTCGTGACCCTGGTGGGCCTGCCTGGCAAGGAAGTCAGCCCGCTGCATGCCGTACTCAATCTGCTGATGTTCCATGCGCTGGGCCGCATTCCCCACGTGGACTCGGTGTATTGGACGCTCGAGGTGGAACTACTTTTCTACTTGGGCATGTTCCTGCTCTACCGTGCAGGCCGGCTGGCGCAGGTACACCAGGCCATCTGGCTCATGCTGGGCCTGCGCCTGGCCTATTACCTTGCACTCGAACTCTGGGGCGTGGATCTGCCCTGGATACTGTTCCGTGTCACCATCTTGGCCTATCTGCCATGGTTCGCCCTCGGCATCTGTGCGTTTCAGCTGGCGCGCGCCACCGGGTTGCGATCGAGCCGCCTACCACTCGGCAGTGCCGCCGCAGCCATTGCCACGCTGTGCATCGTGGACACGCCGTTCAAGGGCGTGCTGGCGTTTCTGCTGGCTGCCATCGTCTGGCTCGCCGCCACCGGCCATTTGCCCTTGCTGCGCCTTCGCCCGCTAGTCTGGCTGGGCGCGATCTCGTATCCGCTGTATCTTGTTCACGAGAATATCGGTTGGGCACTGCAACGGGTGTTGCTGGCGCATGGTGTGGCCTATGACCTGACCGTCTTGGCGGCAGTGACTCTGAGCCTGCTGTTGGCGCATTTGCTGCATCGAAGCATCGAGCTACCCGCCATGACGGCCATCCGTCAGTGGTATGCACACCGCCACACACAACCCAGTTGAGGCAGATGCCATGAAGACGCCAGACAAAGCTTCCGCGACAAAGCCTGCGCATGCGCGGTTGATCTCCGCCTTGCTGCTGCTGGCGCTGCTGCTGTTGGGGCTGGACCTGGGTCGAGACCTGTGGCGGCAGCGCCAACAAGATCTCGCCCTTGCCTCGCGCCTGCCCCCTTCTGCCGATGACTGGCAATTGCGCAAGGCCTGCCCACCTCTCGAGGCGGCGCCGTTGCGCTTGCTGGTGCTGGGGCAATCGAATGCAGGTAGCCATGGCGAGCCAACGGACCCCGGCCGCGCCGGCACCATTCGACTCATGACATCGCGGGGCTGCATGCTAGCCCAAGATCCCCTGCCCGGGACCACGGGCAAGGGCGGCAGTATCTGGACCGCCCTGCCAGCTGCGCTGCAAGCGCGCGGGCTGGCTCGCCCAGTGGAATTCTCGGCCTTGGCGGTGGACGCCACCCGGGTTGCCGACTGGACCCGCAACGGCAGTCCCTTGCGGGAGCGCCTGCGCGAGCACTTGCAGATGCTGCAGCAGTTGCAGTGGCAACCAGACCTGTTGCTGTGGCAGCAGGGAGAGGCCGATGCGGCGGCAGGCACCAGCGCCGAAGATTACCGAGATGGCCTGCGCCGGCTCGCAGACAGCTTGCGCGCAGCCGGTATCAATGCGCCGATCCTGCTTGCGCAGTCCAGCCGCTGCGGGCAGAGCCTAGCCGAATACACCCGACAAGCCAGGCTGAGCCTGATCGCCGAGGATGAACGCTTTCTGCCCGGCCCCGACACCGACAGCCTTGGCCCCGATTTGCGCGACGGGCCATGCCACTTCAACGCCCGCGGACTGAACGAGGCAGCCACGGCCTGGGCAGGTGCCGTCATGGCGCCAGTGGCGGGCAGCAGCGGCCAGGCGTTCAGCAACACCAGGCCGCGGCCGGCCTCGGCCGCGGCGCGCTGAGCGCAGCGGTGGCTTGGCCTCAAGCAGCGACACGGAAACAGCAACCACAAGCGCTGGACGTGGTGAAATCCGCCCCGCCCACGCCTCAGACCTGACGCCCCAATGCACGACCTGACCCCACGCCCAGCTCTCTTTCTCGGCCAGCCACGCTTCGACACCGCGGATATGCGCCGCTTGGCGGCCGAGCGTGGGCCAGCAAGTGCCTGGATGCACTTGCTGCAACAAGCCCCTCAGCAGGCGTTGGCACGCGTCGGCGGCGATTTCGCCCTTGCCACGGACCTGCCCTCGGGCGAGAGCGTAATGGCCGTGGATCGCTTCGCCATTCACACCCTGTGCTACCGCGTCGTCAACGGGCAGTTGCGCTGGGCGATGGATGCCAAGCAATTGGCCGACGCCGATACGCCGCTGGATCCGCAGGCGATCTTCGACTATCTCTACTTCCACTGCATTCCGTCGCCCCGCACCATCTACCGCGGCATCTATCGCGTCCCGCCGGGCCATCTGGCCATCTTCAGGCAAGGCCAGCTGACGCTGCAGCCCTATTGGCGTGCCGCTTTCGAAGAGCGCGCACCGACGTCACTGGCGGTCCACAAAGCTCAGTTCATGGAGCTCCTCAGCGAGGCGGTGCGCCAACAGCTCGATGGTTCCCAGGCCGCCTGCTTTCTCAGCGGTGGCACCGACAGTTCCTCGGTCGCAGGCATGCTGGCGCGCCACGCCGGCAAGGACACGCTGGCCTACTCCATCGGCTTCGATGCGGAAGGCTATGACGAGATGGCCTACGCAAAGCTCGCCGCACAGCATTTCGGCGTACAGCACCGCGCCTATTACGTCACGCCGGCTGATCTGGTCGAGGGCATCCCGGAGATGGCGCGGCATCTGGATCAGCCCTTCGGCAACTCCTCCGTGCTGCCCGCTTACTACTGCGCCAAGCTGGCCAAGGCCGAGGGCGTGAGCAAGTTGCTAGCCGGCGATGGCGGCGACGAACTCTATGGCGGCAATGCACGTTACGCCACCCAGCGCCTGTTCGGCTTCTACGGACGCGTGCCCGGCGCCATGCGCCGGTGGCTCATCGAACCGATGGTGGGCAACGCGGTGCTGGCTCAGGTTCCGCTGATACGCAAGGGCGGAAGCTATGTGCGTCAGGCCAAGCAGCCCATGCCCGACCGCCTGCAGAACTACAACCTGATCATGCGCGTCGGCCCCGAGCAAGTGCTGACGCCGGGCCTGCTGCAGCAACTCGACACCAGCCTACCGCTCGCACATCAGCGCCAAGCCTGGGAGAGCGCGCAAGCGCCGTGCAGCGAGTTGAACCGCGAGCTGGCCTTCGACTGGCGTTATACCCTCGGCGAAAGCGACCTGCCCAAGGTGCGGGCCGCCACTGCACTCGCAGGGCTGAACGTCGGCTTCCCCATGCTTGATCAGGCCTTGTTGGATTTCTCGCTACACCTTCCGAGTGACTACAAGCTGCGCGGCAACAAGCTGCGGTGGTTCTTCAAGGAGGCTCTCAAGGATTTCCTTCCCCACGAAATCATCTCCAAGCGCAAACAGGGTTTTGGCCTGCCCTTTGGCGTCTGGACCACGCGTGATCCCGCGCTTCAAAAGCTCGCCCGACGTTCGCTGGAAGCGCTGGTACAGCGCGGTCTGGTGCGTGGCGACTATGTGCATACCCTGCTGGATGAGCAGTTGCCGGCCTACCCTGGCTACTACGGCGAAATGGTCTGGATTCTGATGATGTTGGAGCAGTGGCTCGAGCATCACATGGCCGATTTCCACTTGCCGCAAAGCTGAAGCCAAGGTTATGAGAGACGTCATCGTCACTTTGCTGATTCTTGGGCTGCTGCCCTTTGCCATCAGGCGGCCTTGGGTAGGCACCGTCATCTGGGTCTGGCTGGCCATGATG
This portion of the Paucibacter sediminis genome encodes:
- a CDS encoding GNAT family N-acetyltransferase, giving the protein MTAAPITSFDLIASPADLDSICSDITAHSSIQARAIIDGAEQLFLRAKGSADTAIATITRGGLRSTMILSAKDRLWPPSDALHALCDRLGVTELTIESVKGLASGDAADPPPAQATTSYINERLYFVNLQQAPQDSAYSSNTRRNIAKAKRAGVSVESRNDPASLQAHFALTDSSVARRESRGESVALRGSRERSARFLANMQATLFQAQLGDQTLSSNLVFFQGKNAYYYDGGSSPEGMSLGASHLLMNAIINKLHADGYRNLNLGIARAGNDGLIRFKEGFAAELRFIDRATYDRDRLGLRAANLLRRLRREAARRLMPA
- a CDS encoding sialate O-acetylesterase, with translation MKTPDKASATKPAHARLISALLLLALLLLGLDLGRDLWRQRQQDLALASRLPPSADDWQLRKACPPLEAAPLRLLVLGQSNAGSHGEPTDPGRAGTIRLMTSRGCMLAQDPLPGTTGKGGSIWTALPAALQARGLARPVEFSALAVDATRVADWTRNGSPLRERLREHLQMLQQLQWQPDLLLWQQGEADAAAGTSAEDYRDGLRRLADSLRAAGINAPILLAQSSRCGQSLAEYTRQARLSLIAEDERFLPGPDTDSLGPDLRDGPCHFNARGLNEAATAWAGAVMAPVAGSSGQAFSNTRPRPASAAAR
- a CDS encoding asparagine synthetase B family protein, producing MHDLTPRPALFLGQPRFDTADMRRLAAERGPASAWMHLLQQAPQQALARVGGDFALATDLPSGESVMAVDRFAIHTLCYRVVNGQLRWAMDAKQLADADTPLDPQAIFDYLYFHCIPSPRTIYRGIYRVPPGHLAIFRQGQLTLQPYWRAAFEERAPTSLAVHKAQFMELLSEAVRQQLDGSQAACFLSGGTDSSSVAGMLARHAGKDTLAYSIGFDAEGYDEMAYAKLAAQHFGVQHRAYYVTPADLVEGIPEMARHLDQPFGNSSVLPAYYCAKLAKAEGVSKLLAGDGGDELYGGNARYATQRLFGFYGRVPGAMRRWLIEPMVGNAVLAQVPLIRKGGSYVRQAKQPMPDRLQNYNLIMRVGPEQVLTPGLLQQLDTSLPLAHQRQAWESAQAPCSELNRELAFDWRYTLGESDLPKVRAATALAGLNVGFPMLDQALLDFSLHLPSDYKLRGNKLRWFFKEALKDFLPHEIISKRKQGFGLPFGVWTTRDPALQKLARRSLEALVQRGLVRGDYVHTLLDEQLPAYPGYYGEMVWILMMLEQWLEHHMADFHLPQS
- a CDS encoding lipopolysaccharide biosynthesis protein — protein: MGNLNKSLAYSVADSYVSLALQIASTVVIARILTPSEIGIFAVAAVFTSLAGALRNFGITEFLIQEKELSKDTIRVALGVNILISWTLGIIIFASAGFVADFYKSHHVAAVMRVQALSFFLIPFGAIGMAYFRRELNLKPVFIASILANIASFGASVGLAMTGHGPMSLAWSGFVGVLVTVIVSLAYRPKDFPRLPSLKGAMRAFHFGKHASGIYLFGQLGAGAPEMVIGRAHSIESVAYFSRANGLIELFNKLVLNAIWPVILPYFSKSEHQHNSLLPTYTKCVNYLTIVSWPLLATLLINSEAAIEIIYGHQWSSSAPLSKILCLSAIVSVTYHLAMESFVAKGVVATSNYLQMASQGLKILGLLAAIPFGLEGACWGLLSANIAGAFLTHRLLNKHIGFTFAHLLAACTTSGALTLIVFATALLPHLAANTLELGRNATSLISTALAATVWLAYLVKTKHNILNMAISTLQRRRGK
- a CDS encoding GNAT family N-acetyltransferase, encoding MRGGWRLHRLGDRSLGTFSQEWAELNCRSFGDHPLLTASFIEGLLRHFGSGREHLAIYRDTNGVALAMCLLLAQSRLIWTSFQPSQAQLGPTMITDHGLLDSLPRALPWPALQLDLMCNDPAVGPLVRDAAPHSLRLNHALTMDIRLDGGFEPYWLARSKKLRSNIQRYGQRASADGLPPQLRCYTAANEMPAAVSRYAELEGRGWKAKLGTALGSVPEQLAFFQELLAREAAAGRAMVFELWLGEQLAASRLLIERAGTFVALKTGYDESLSKYAPGRLLLKGVIESLFASHPRHRIEFYTDATQDQLAWATGQRWIQHLSLYRSGLAAGLLNCARVLIKGPLRAHDSKLQVQTVAHLEDLPADAQQWLEHAEARNFELGLTWFRNLTSTVYANDPGVRFVLLREGEQLRALFPLLLQRRGTGPQVSSLANFYTALYEPLMDPLLKPDDLLPVLLLLKQEVPKLSRFWLAPMAPESHAYQTLLQAFRLARWWPFEFFAFGNWFTRTPAGGWPDYQATRQGDLRGILKRKGIRFAREGGRLEIVRTSEALAPVLDKFLSVYAARWKRNEPFPDFLPGLMQSCAQRGSLRLGLAWLGDRVVAAQIWIVSDGRAEIYKLAYDERFGDFSPGSLLTAKLMQEAMEQDGVAEVDYLIGDDAYKESWMDARRQRWGILAFDPFTLVGACLLAIEGTVRGAKRLLPGRMPTTLAEKDPV
- a CDS encoding acyltransferase family protein, which produces MSTQTPPNAPRLAEIDALRGVAAMMVMLFHYTTRFRQLYPGDTEASVSLPWGHLGVNLFFIISGFVIFMTLDRTRRPLDFVVSRFSRLYPVYWVAVGLTFVVVTLVGLPGKEVSPLHAVLNLLMFHALGRIPHVDSVYWTLEVELLFYLGMFLLYRAGRLAQVHQAIWLMLGLRLAYYLALELWGVDLPWILFRVTILAYLPWFALGICAFQLARATGLRSSRLPLGSAAAAIATLCIVDTPFKGVLAFLLAAIVWLAATGHLPLLRLRPLVWLGAISYPLYLVHENIGWALQRVLLAHGVAYDLTVLAAVTLSLLLAHLLHRSIELPAMTAIRQWYAHRHTQPS